The following are from one region of the Salvelinus alpinus chromosome 16, SLU_Salpinus.1, whole genome shotgun sequence genome:
- the pik3ca gene encoding phosphatidylinositol 4,5-bisphosphate 3-kinase catalytic subunit alpha isoform isoform X2 has product MPPRPSSGELWGIHLMPPRIFVDCLLPNGMILTLECLREATLITIKHEVFKEARKYPLHHLLQEETSYIFVSVTQEAEREEFYDETRRLCDLRLFQPFLKVIEPVGNREEKILNREIGFAIGMPVCEFDLVKDPEVQDFRRNILNVCKDSVELRDANGPHSRALYVYPPNVESTQELPKHIHGKLDKGQIIVVIWVIVSPNNDKQKYTLKINHDCVPEQVIAEAIRKKTRSMLLSPEQLKMCVQEYQGKYILKYVRSCIMLGRMPNLMLMAKDSLYSQLPMDNFTMPSYARRISTATPYMNGESSTKSLWTINGTLRIRVLCATYVNVNIRDIDKIYVRTGIYHGGEQMCDNVNTQRVPCSNPRWNEWLTYDMYIPDIPRAARLCLSICSVKGRKGAKEEHCPLAWGNVNLFDYTHTLVSGKMALNLWPVPHGLEDLLNPIGVTGSNPNKETPCLELEFDYFSSPVKFPDMTTVEGHANWTISRELGFNYCQSGQSNRVARDHALTDSDNEQLRQVCNRDPLSEITEQEKDFLWRHRHYCVNIPEILPKILLAVKWNSRDEVAQMYCLLKDWPAIKPEQAMELLDCNYPDPMIRDFAVRCLEKYLTDDKLSQYLIQLVQVLKYEQYLDNPLVRFLLKKALTNQRIGHFFFWHLKSEMHNKTVSQRFGLLLESYCRACGMYLKHLSRQVEAMEKLINLTDILKQEKKDETQKVQMKFLVEQMRRPDYMDALQNFTSPLNPAHQLGNIRLEECRIMSSAKRPLWLNWENPDIMSELLFQNNEIIFKNGDDLRQDMLTLQIIRIMENIWQNQGLDLRMLPYGCMSLGDCVGLIEVVRSSHTIMQIQCKGGLKGALQFNSSTLHQWLKDKNKGEMYDLAVDLFTRSCAGYCVATFILGIGDRHNSNIMVKDDGQLFHIDFGHFLDHKKKKFGYKRERVPFVLTQDFLIVISKGTQECTKTREFERFQEMCYKAYLAIRQHANLFINLFSMMLGSGMPELQSFDDIAYIRKTLALDKTEQEALDYFMKQMNDAHHGGWTTKMDWIFHTIRQHALN; this is encoded by the exons ATGCCTCCTAGGCCTTCTTCTGGTGAATTATGGGGCATCCATTTGATGCCCCCCCGGATCTTTGTGGACTGCTTGTTGCCAAACGGGATGATCCTGACCCTCGAGTGCCTCCGTGAGGCTACGCTCATCACCATCAAACATGAAGTGTTCAAGGAGGCCAGGAAGTACCCCCTGCATCACCTACTACAGGAGGAGACCTCTTACATATTTGTCAGTGTTACGCAGGAGGCAGAGCGAGAGGAGTTCTACGATGAAACTAGGAGACTATGTGATCTCAGGCTCTTTCAGCCTTTTCTGAAGGTCATCGAACCGGTTGGTAACCGAGAGGAGAAAATTCTGAACAGAGAAATTG GATTCGCAATTGGTATGCCTGTTTGCGAGTTTGACTTAGTAAAGGACCCTGAGGTGCAGGACTTCAGGAGGAATATTCTTAACGTCTGTAAGGATTCAGTAGAACTCCGAGACGCCAATGGACCCCATAGTCGGGCTTTATATGTCTACCCTCCCAATGTTGAATCGACACAAGAACTTCCAAAGCACATCCATGGCAAACTGGACAAAG GTCAAATCATTGTAGTGATCTGGGTGATTGTCTCACCCAACAATGACAAGCAGAAATACACCCTGAAGATCAACCATGATTGTGTGCCAGAACAGGTGATAGCTGAGGCCATCAGGAAGAAGACCAGGAGCATGCTGTTGTCCCCTGAACAACTCAAGATGTGTGTGCAGGAGTACCAGGGCAAGTACATCCTCAAG TATGTGAGGAGTTGCATCATGCTTGGCAGGATGCCCAACCTCATGCTGATGGCGAAGGATAGCCTTTATTCTCAGTTACCCATGGACAACTTCACCATGCCCTCGTACGCCCGGCGCATCTCCACCGCCACCCCGTACATGAACGGAGAGTCCTCCACCAAGTCTCTGTGGACCATCAACGGAACCCTGCGGATACGAGTGCTCTGTGCCACATATGTCAATGTGAACATTCGGGATATAGATAAG ATTTATGTGCGAACCGGCATCTACCATGGAGGGGAGCAGATGTGTGACAATGTGAACACGCAGCGTGTGCCATGCTCTAATCCCAG GTGGAACGAGTGGCTGACCTACGACATGTACATTCCCGACATCCCCCGGGCGGCCcgcctctgtctctccatctgctCTGTGAAAGGCAGGAAAGGGGCGAAGGAG GAGCACTGTCCACTGGCGTGGGGGAACGTCAACCTGTTTGACTACACTCACACCCTGGTCTCTGGTAAAATGGCTCTGAACCTGTGGCCTGTACCCCACGGCCTGGAGGACCTACTCAACCCCATCGGAGTCACAGGCTCCAACCCCAACAAG gaaactccTTGTCTAGAGCTGGAGTTTGACTACTTCAGCAGTCCTGTCAAGTTCCCAGACATGACCACCGTGGAGGGACATGCTAACTGGACCATATCCAGGGAGCTAGGTTTCAACTACTGCCAGTCAGGCCAG AGTAACAGAGTGGCGCGAGACCATGCCTTAACGGACAGTGATAACGAGCAGCTGAGACAGGTGTGCAACCGAGACCCCCTGTCTGAGATCACAGAGCAGGAGAAGGACTTCCTCTGGAGGCACAG GCACTACTGTGTAAATATACCTGAAATCCTGCCCAAGATCCTGCTGGCTGTGAAGTGGAACTCCAGAGATGAAGTAGCACAG ATGTATTGCCTTCTGAAGGATTGGCCAGCAATAAAACCAGAGCAAGCCATGGAGCTGCTGGATTGTAACTATCCAGACCCAATGATCCGTGACTTTGCTGTTCGGTGCCTTGAGAAGTACTTGACCGACGATAAACTCTCTCAGTACCTCATTCAGTTGGTCCAG GTTCTGAAATATGAGCAGTACCTTGATAACCCACTGGTACGATTTCTACTGAAAAAGGCCTTGACTAACCAAAGGATAGGACACTTCTTTTTCTGGCACTTAAA GTCCGAGATGCACAATAAGACGGTGAGTCAGCGGTTCGGCCTGCTGCTGGAGTCCTACTGCCGGGCGTGTGGCATGTACCTGAAGCACCTGAGCAGACAAGTGGAGGCCATGGAGAAACTCATCAACCTCACCGACATTCTCAAACAGGAGAAGAAGGACGAGACTCAGAAA GTGCAGATGAAGTTTCTGGTGGAGCAGATGAGGAGGCCAGACTACATGGACGCCCTGCAGAATTTCACCTCCCCCCTCAACCCTGCACACCAGCTGGGAAACATACG GCTTGAGGAGTGCAGAATCATGTCATCTGCCAAAAGACCACTGTGGCTCAACTGGGAAAACCCTGACATCATGTCCGAGCTCCTCTTTCAGAACAATGAGATCATATTCAAAAACGGAGACG ACCTGCGACAGGACATGCTAACACTTCAGATCATCAGAATCATGGAGAACATTTGGCAGAACCAGGGTCTAGACCTCAGGATGTTGCCGTACGGCTGCATGTCTTTAGGTGACTGTGTGGGGCTGATCGAGGTGGTGCGGAGCTCTCACACCATCATGCAGATCCAGTGTAAAGGTGGCTTGAAGGGGGCGCTACAGTTCAACAGCTCAACACTACACCAGTGGCTCAAAGACAAGAACAAGGGAGAGAT GTATGACCTTGCCGTTGACTTGTTTACGCGATCCTGTGCTGGGTATTGCGTGGCGACCTTCATCCTAGGCATCGGTGACAGACACAacagtaacataatggtgaagGATGATGGGCAG CTTTTTCACATAgattttggccattttctggatCACAAGAAAAAGAAATTTGGCTACAAGCGAGAGCGAGTTCCGTTTGTCCTAACTCAAGACTTCTTGATTGTGATCAGCAAAGGGACCCAGGAGTGCACGAAGACCAGAGAGTTTGAGAG ATTTCAGGAGATGTGCTATAAGGCCTACTTGGCCATTCGTCAGCATGCCAACCTCTTCATCAACCTGTTCTCCATGATGCTGGGCTCCGGGATGCCTGAGCTGCAGTCCTTCGATGACATTGCCTACATCCGTAAAACCCTGGCCCTGGACAAGACTGAGCAGGAGGCCCTGGACTACTTCATGAAGCAAATGAACGACGCCCACCATGGCGGCTGGACCACCAAGATGGACTGGATTTTCCACACCATCCGCCAGCACGCGCTTAACTAA
- the pik3ca gene encoding phosphatidylinositol 4,5-bisphosphate 3-kinase catalytic subunit alpha isoform isoform X1, producing the protein MPPRPSSGELWGIHLMPPRIFVDCLLPNGMILTLECLREATLITIKHEVFKEARKYPLHHLLQEETSYIFVSVTQEAEREEFYDETRRLCDLRLFQPFLKVIEPVGNREEKILNREIGFAIGMPVCEFDLVKDPEVQDFRRNILNVCKDSVELRDANGPHSRALYVYPPNVESTQELPKHIHGKLDKGQIIVVIWVIVSPNNDKQKYTLKINHDCVPEQVIAEAIRKKTRSMLLSPEQLKMCVQEYQGKYILKVCGCDEYLLEKFPLSQYKYVRSCIMLGRMPNLMLMAKDSLYSQLPMDNFTMPSYARRISTATPYMNGESSTKSLWTINGTLRIRVLCATYVNVNIRDIDKIYVRTGIYHGGEQMCDNVNTQRVPCSNPRWNEWLTYDMYIPDIPRAARLCLSICSVKGRKGAKEEHCPLAWGNVNLFDYTHTLVSGKMALNLWPVPHGLEDLLNPIGVTGSNPNKETPCLELEFDYFSSPVKFPDMTTVEGHANWTISRELGFNYCQSGQSNRVARDHALTDSDNEQLRQVCNRDPLSEITEQEKDFLWRHRHYCVNIPEILPKILLAVKWNSRDEVAQMYCLLKDWPAIKPEQAMELLDCNYPDPMIRDFAVRCLEKYLTDDKLSQYLIQLVQVLKYEQYLDNPLVRFLLKKALTNQRIGHFFFWHLKSEMHNKTVSQRFGLLLESYCRACGMYLKHLSRQVEAMEKLINLTDILKQEKKDETQKVQMKFLVEQMRRPDYMDALQNFTSPLNPAHQLGNIRLEECRIMSSAKRPLWLNWENPDIMSELLFQNNEIIFKNGDDLRQDMLTLQIIRIMENIWQNQGLDLRMLPYGCMSLGDCVGLIEVVRSSHTIMQIQCKGGLKGALQFNSSTLHQWLKDKNKGEMYDLAVDLFTRSCAGYCVATFILGIGDRHNSNIMVKDDGQLFHIDFGHFLDHKKKKFGYKRERVPFVLTQDFLIVISKGTQECTKTREFERFQEMCYKAYLAIRQHANLFINLFSMMLGSGMPELQSFDDIAYIRKTLALDKTEQEALDYFMKQMNDAHHGGWTTKMDWIFHTIRQHALN; encoded by the exons ATGCCTCCTAGGCCTTCTTCTGGTGAATTATGGGGCATCCATTTGATGCCCCCCCGGATCTTTGTGGACTGCTTGTTGCCAAACGGGATGATCCTGACCCTCGAGTGCCTCCGTGAGGCTACGCTCATCACCATCAAACATGAAGTGTTCAAGGAGGCCAGGAAGTACCCCCTGCATCACCTACTACAGGAGGAGACCTCTTACATATTTGTCAGTGTTACGCAGGAGGCAGAGCGAGAGGAGTTCTACGATGAAACTAGGAGACTATGTGATCTCAGGCTCTTTCAGCCTTTTCTGAAGGTCATCGAACCGGTTGGTAACCGAGAGGAGAAAATTCTGAACAGAGAAATTG GATTCGCAATTGGTATGCCTGTTTGCGAGTTTGACTTAGTAAAGGACCCTGAGGTGCAGGACTTCAGGAGGAATATTCTTAACGTCTGTAAGGATTCAGTAGAACTCCGAGACGCCAATGGACCCCATAGTCGGGCTTTATATGTCTACCCTCCCAATGTTGAATCGACACAAGAACTTCCAAAGCACATCCATGGCAAACTGGACAAAG GTCAAATCATTGTAGTGATCTGGGTGATTGTCTCACCCAACAATGACAAGCAGAAATACACCCTGAAGATCAACCATGATTGTGTGCCAGAACAGGTGATAGCTGAGGCCATCAGGAAGAAGACCAGGAGCATGCTGTTGTCCCCTGAACAACTCAAGATGTGTGTGCAGGAGTACCAGGGCAAGTACATCCTCAAGGTGTGCGGCTGTGACGAGTACCTCCTGGAGAAATTCCCCCTGAGTCAATATAAG TATGTGAGGAGTTGCATCATGCTTGGCAGGATGCCCAACCTCATGCTGATGGCGAAGGATAGCCTTTATTCTCAGTTACCCATGGACAACTTCACCATGCCCTCGTACGCCCGGCGCATCTCCACCGCCACCCCGTACATGAACGGAGAGTCCTCCACCAAGTCTCTGTGGACCATCAACGGAACCCTGCGGATACGAGTGCTCTGTGCCACATATGTCAATGTGAACATTCGGGATATAGATAAG ATTTATGTGCGAACCGGCATCTACCATGGAGGGGAGCAGATGTGTGACAATGTGAACACGCAGCGTGTGCCATGCTCTAATCCCAG GTGGAACGAGTGGCTGACCTACGACATGTACATTCCCGACATCCCCCGGGCGGCCcgcctctgtctctccatctgctCTGTGAAAGGCAGGAAAGGGGCGAAGGAG GAGCACTGTCCACTGGCGTGGGGGAACGTCAACCTGTTTGACTACACTCACACCCTGGTCTCTGGTAAAATGGCTCTGAACCTGTGGCCTGTACCCCACGGCCTGGAGGACCTACTCAACCCCATCGGAGTCACAGGCTCCAACCCCAACAAG gaaactccTTGTCTAGAGCTGGAGTTTGACTACTTCAGCAGTCCTGTCAAGTTCCCAGACATGACCACCGTGGAGGGACATGCTAACTGGACCATATCCAGGGAGCTAGGTTTCAACTACTGCCAGTCAGGCCAG AGTAACAGAGTGGCGCGAGACCATGCCTTAACGGACAGTGATAACGAGCAGCTGAGACAGGTGTGCAACCGAGACCCCCTGTCTGAGATCACAGAGCAGGAGAAGGACTTCCTCTGGAGGCACAG GCACTACTGTGTAAATATACCTGAAATCCTGCCCAAGATCCTGCTGGCTGTGAAGTGGAACTCCAGAGATGAAGTAGCACAG ATGTATTGCCTTCTGAAGGATTGGCCAGCAATAAAACCAGAGCAAGCCATGGAGCTGCTGGATTGTAACTATCCAGACCCAATGATCCGTGACTTTGCTGTTCGGTGCCTTGAGAAGTACTTGACCGACGATAAACTCTCTCAGTACCTCATTCAGTTGGTCCAG GTTCTGAAATATGAGCAGTACCTTGATAACCCACTGGTACGATTTCTACTGAAAAAGGCCTTGACTAACCAAAGGATAGGACACTTCTTTTTCTGGCACTTAAA GTCCGAGATGCACAATAAGACGGTGAGTCAGCGGTTCGGCCTGCTGCTGGAGTCCTACTGCCGGGCGTGTGGCATGTACCTGAAGCACCTGAGCAGACAAGTGGAGGCCATGGAGAAACTCATCAACCTCACCGACATTCTCAAACAGGAGAAGAAGGACGAGACTCAGAAA GTGCAGATGAAGTTTCTGGTGGAGCAGATGAGGAGGCCAGACTACATGGACGCCCTGCAGAATTTCACCTCCCCCCTCAACCCTGCACACCAGCTGGGAAACATACG GCTTGAGGAGTGCAGAATCATGTCATCTGCCAAAAGACCACTGTGGCTCAACTGGGAAAACCCTGACATCATGTCCGAGCTCCTCTTTCAGAACAATGAGATCATATTCAAAAACGGAGACG ACCTGCGACAGGACATGCTAACACTTCAGATCATCAGAATCATGGAGAACATTTGGCAGAACCAGGGTCTAGACCTCAGGATGTTGCCGTACGGCTGCATGTCTTTAGGTGACTGTGTGGGGCTGATCGAGGTGGTGCGGAGCTCTCACACCATCATGCAGATCCAGTGTAAAGGTGGCTTGAAGGGGGCGCTACAGTTCAACAGCTCAACACTACACCAGTGGCTCAAAGACAAGAACAAGGGAGAGAT GTATGACCTTGCCGTTGACTTGTTTACGCGATCCTGTGCTGGGTATTGCGTGGCGACCTTCATCCTAGGCATCGGTGACAGACACAacagtaacataatggtgaagGATGATGGGCAG CTTTTTCACATAgattttggccattttctggatCACAAGAAAAAGAAATTTGGCTACAAGCGAGAGCGAGTTCCGTTTGTCCTAACTCAAGACTTCTTGATTGTGATCAGCAAAGGGACCCAGGAGTGCACGAAGACCAGAGAGTTTGAGAG ATTTCAGGAGATGTGCTATAAGGCCTACTTGGCCATTCGTCAGCATGCCAACCTCTTCATCAACCTGTTCTCCATGATGCTGGGCTCCGGGATGCCTGAGCTGCAGTCCTTCGATGACATTGCCTACATCCGTAAAACCCTGGCCCTGGACAAGACTGAGCAGGAGGCCCTGGACTACTTCATGAAGCAAATGAACGACGCCCACCATGGCGGCTGGACCACCAAGATGGACTGGATTTTCCACACCATCCGCCAGCACGCGCTTAACTAA